The following coding sequences lie in one Thalassoglobus polymorphus genomic window:
- a CDS encoding carboxymuconolactone decarboxylase family protein: MSERVNLGKSAPELYQAVIELDRLASNALTNAGIAVGFSHLLRLRASQINQCAFCVRLHTRDALANGESADRVAVVPVWKETEYFSPKECAALELVEAITLISEGQLPDAIYEQAAANLSGEEMSAIEWLAVVINTWNRIAISSRYPVKE, from the coding sequence ATGTCCGAAAGAGTGAATCTTGGCAAATCAGCCCCTGAGCTGTATCAGGCAGTCATTGAGCTTGACCGGCTTGCCTCTAATGCTTTAACCAATGCAGGAATTGCCGTAGGCTTTTCGCATCTCTTACGCTTGCGTGCCTCTCAGATTAATCAATGCGCATTCTGTGTCAGGCTGCACACACGGGATGCACTTGCCAACGGGGAGTCTGCTGACCGTGTGGCAGTTGTTCCCGTATGGAAAGAGACTGAATACTTCAGCCCCAAAGAGTGTGCTGCGCTGGAGCTTGTGGAGGCAATCACCCTGATCTCTGAAGGCCAGCTGCCTGATGCAATCTACGAGCAAGCCGCAGCCAACCTTTCCGGAGAAGAAATGTCAGCCATTGAGTGGCTTGCCGTTGTCATTAATACATGGAACCGCATTGCCATCTCAAGCCGTTATCCTGTCAAAGAGTGA
- a CDS encoding N-acetylglucosamine kinase, translating into MNEPQESDQSPTIGELVIGVDAGGTKTTAWLADSEFQKTQQPIGKGHAGPGNPRAVGFDAACQQIQTAIEDAFLDAQLPKKSVFTLCLCAAGAGRVEEQVRLKAWASGLGLATNVVVTDDAQPILAAASPERIGIALISGTGSFAWGRNTEGDIARSGGWGYLFGDEGSGYQIALAGLQAATKAADDRGPRTRLLSAFLEHFQIAEASELIGKIYGDKLSREVIAGLSGIVFSLSDDEVAHSIIDEAANELATMVECLAAKLGLNLGEAQLALAGGVFVHQQAFVEKLQRRLALSEQFMTIVKEPVAGAVAIALNANDSEQ; encoded by the coding sequence GTGAATGAACCTCAGGAAAGTGACCAGAGCCCGACCATCGGTGAATTGGTGATCGGCGTTGACGCCGGTGGAACGAAGACAACTGCGTGGCTGGCGGATTCTGAATTTCAAAAGACTCAGCAGCCAATCGGCAAGGGGCATGCCGGACCGGGGAACCCACGGGCTGTCGGCTTTGATGCTGCCTGCCAGCAAATTCAAACAGCCATTGAAGACGCATTTTTAGATGCTCAATTGCCAAAAAAATCTGTCTTCACACTTTGCTTGTGTGCGGCGGGCGCGGGGCGTGTCGAAGAGCAAGTTCGTTTGAAAGCATGGGCAAGCGGACTTGGCCTCGCAACGAATGTGGTTGTAACGGACGATGCTCAACCGATCCTGGCGGCTGCCAGCCCAGAACGAATTGGAATTGCACTGATTTCCGGAACGGGATCGTTTGCCTGGGGACGAAATACGGAAGGTGACATCGCAAGGTCAGGCGGTTGGGGGTATCTGTTTGGTGATGAGGGAAGCGGATATCAAATCGCACTCGCCGGTCTACAAGCTGCTACGAAAGCTGCCGACGATCGCGGTCCGCGAACTCGACTCTTGTCAGCCTTTCTAGAGCATTTTCAGATCGCTGAGGCTTCAGAGTTGATCGGAAAAATTTATGGTGACAAGTTGAGTCGCGAGGTGATTGCTGGACTCTCCGGTATTGTCTTTTCGCTGTCTGATGATGAGGTCGCTCACAGCATCATCGATGAAGCTGCCAATGAACTCGCAACAATGGTGGAGTGTCTCGCTGCTAAACTTGGATTGAATTTGGGTGAGGCCCAACTTGCTCTTGCTGGTGGCGTATTTGTGCATCAGCAGGCATTTGTCGAGAAACTTCAGCGCAGACTCGCACTCTCGGAACAGTTTATGACTATCGTGAAAGAGCCGGTCGCCGGAGCGGTAGCCATTGCTCTTAATGCGAATGACAGCGAGCAGTGA
- a CDS encoding sialidase family protein: protein MTVFQSETEGYNVYRIPAIVRAANGDLLAFCEAREGGDASEIDLVMKRSTDQGKTWGKLQVVQESDDFQKLYPGTDVTVGNPAPVVDLLDPDHPGRIWMPFTIENDRVFVISSDDHGETWSPRRELTQDVKLPSWGWYATGPVHSIQLIHGKHKGRLLIPADHRLGDAGADRGPNGAQAFYSDDHGKTWKMGAIDDTYEDGLNSNETTVVELNDGRLYFNTRDQNGKAPGTRGAAYSSDGGESFDATGDKAYKWFSPITETLDPPVVQCALLRAASTKLGDSRNLILFSGPDENGPTGKGRSDLRIRYSTDESKSWKDGPLIHEGPAAYSDMVKLDSQEAPFGVLFEAGDPGKSAYQRIDFTTFSIESNSN from the coding sequence GTGACAGTATTTCAGTCTGAAACGGAAGGATACAACGTCTATCGCATCCCAGCGATTGTACGGGCAGCCAATGGCGATTTACTCGCATTCTGCGAAGCACGCGAAGGAGGCGATGCCAGCGAAATCGACTTAGTAATGAAACGTTCAACCGACCAGGGAAAGACTTGGGGGAAGCTGCAAGTTGTCCAGGAGAGTGACGATTTCCAGAAACTGTACCCCGGGACAGATGTCACTGTGGGAAATCCGGCACCCGTTGTCGATCTGCTGGACCCTGATCATCCGGGGCGAATCTGGATGCCATTCACGATTGAGAATGATCGTGTGTTTGTCATCTCAAGCGATGATCATGGCGAAACGTGGTCGCCGCGACGCGAACTCACTCAAGATGTAAAACTTCCATCCTGGGGCTGGTACGCCACTGGACCAGTTCATTCGATTCAGTTGATTCACGGAAAGCACAAAGGTCGTTTGCTCATCCCCGCTGATCACCGCTTAGGCGACGCGGGTGCTGATCGCGGCCCCAATGGAGCACAGGCGTTCTACAGTGATGATCATGGTAAAACATGGAAGATGGGAGCGATTGACGACACTTACGAAGATGGGTTGAACTCCAACGAAACGACAGTTGTCGAACTCAACGATGGTCGACTCTACTTCAACACTCGCGACCAAAATGGCAAAGCCCCCGGAACACGTGGGGCTGCCTACAGCAGCGACGGCGGAGAATCATTCGACGCGACCGGAGACAAGGCATACAAGTGGTTCAGTCCGATCACCGAAACTCTCGATCCACCTGTCGTTCAATGTGCATTGTTACGGGCAGCTTCTACGAAGTTGGGAGATTCAAGAAACCTGATTCTCTTCTCCGGCCCTGATGAAAATGGCCCCACCGGAAAAGGCCGCAGCGACCTGCGAATTCGGTATTCGACCGACGAATCGAAATCATGGAAAGACGGCCCATTGATTCACGAAGGCCCGGCAGCCTACAGCGACATGGTCAAGCTCGATTCGCAAGAAGCCCCATTCGGCGTCCTTTTTGAAGCAGGAGATCCCGGAAAATCTGCATACCAGCGAATCGACTTCACCACATTCTCTATTGAATCAAACTCCAACTGA
- a CDS encoding DUF1501 domain-containing protein, producing the protein MSEQKKRALDSVSRRSFLAVGGVGVVGLSLGEARTRPRSNSRAVIQIVMNGGPSQLDTFDPKPEAPREIRGPIRSIATSISGVHFAESLPKLAQRASELVVLRSLYHESAPIHESGMQLLLTGSLVKKEQQPPNIGVVLNHALKQHGNAPVSVRLGGKVQKTGVKAYHGDGAGFLDLDDSILMPDLNTLQQSGFETPQFSKLSSAKKKAFGENRFGELLWTAARLIEAGVQYVEVNTFDQFEGNVTWDAHGCAKTAPGTIFDYRDTLGPQFDKAASALFDDLQRSGLWQQTLVVATGEMGRTPRINEQNGRDHWTDVWSGMLAGGGLEGGQVIGESDATGEAVKNHPIHISEIAGLIGSYLVGESQLSIQATDDLTWSLPKVESLLS; encoded by the coding sequence ATGTCTGAACAGAAGAAGCGAGCACTCGACTCGGTCTCACGCAGAAGTTTTCTGGCAGTGGGGGGAGTTGGGGTAGTTGGGTTATCATTAGGAGAAGCACGCACCCGGCCTCGGTCGAATTCTCGCGCGGTGATTCAAATCGTCATGAATGGTGGCCCCAGTCAGCTCGATACCTTTGACCCCAAACCCGAAGCCCCTCGAGAAATTCGTGGCCCGATCCGATCAATTGCGACGTCGATTTCGGGAGTCCACTTTGCCGAGTCTCTTCCGAAGTTGGCACAACGTGCAAGCGAGCTGGTCGTTTTGCGTTCGTTATATCATGAATCTGCCCCGATTCACGAAAGCGGAATGCAGCTACTGTTGACCGGTTCGCTCGTGAAAAAAGAACAACAACCGCCCAATATCGGCGTTGTGTTGAATCATGCTCTCAAGCAACATGGAAACGCCCCGGTCTCAGTCCGACTGGGAGGAAAGGTGCAAAAGACCGGGGTTAAAGCCTATCACGGCGATGGAGCAGGGTTCCTCGACCTGGATGATTCGATCCTCATGCCAGACTTGAACACTCTGCAGCAATCCGGCTTCGAGACTCCTCAATTCTCAAAGCTTTCTTCCGCTAAAAAGAAAGCTTTTGGGGAAAATCGATTTGGCGAACTGCTTTGGACTGCGGCTCGACTGATCGAGGCGGGCGTTCAGTATGTTGAGGTCAATACGTTTGATCAATTTGAAGGGAATGTCACTTGGGATGCCCACGGCTGTGCAAAGACCGCACCCGGAACAATTTTTGATTACCGAGACACACTTGGTCCGCAGTTTGATAAAGCAGCTTCAGCGTTGTTTGATGACCTTCAGCGAAGCGGACTGTGGCAACAGACACTCGTCGTGGCGACCGGTGAGATGGGAAGAACCCCTCGCATCAATGAACAGAACGGGCGGGACCACTGGACGGACGTCTGGTCCGGCATGCTGGCAGGTGGTGGACTTGAAGGAGGGCAAGTGATCGGCGAAAGCGACGCCACTGGAGAAGCCGTCAAAAATCATCCGATCCACATCAGCGAGATCGCTGGCCTGATCGGTTCCTATCTCGTCGGCGAATCGCAATTGTCAATTCAGGCAACTGACGATTTAACCTGGTCCCTGCCAAAAGTCGAATCGCTACTAAGTTAG
- a CDS encoding serine hydrolase domain-containing protein, whose product MSELQQRRHQLAFFVLGCFLFSQASEAEEIRRGLSANQVTAIEKSIAAEMSRQKLVGVSVGVLRNGEIVFTGGAGLSNREKKTPMTTDTVVNWASNSKPVIAMLAMQLVEQGKLDLDADVRKYVPEFPRKDHTITTRQLLCHQSGLPHYSNGRVLPSPGARNKQEELNPLFAIKRFDRSPLIFVPGTKTEYSSHAYVLLSAVVQQAGGEPIASQLDQRILKLLGMASFELDVATHGQKEWAMGYRKNSAGKIIPSPEQANAWKHGAGAYKSNVNDFSKWAQAVMNQSLINAETQQLMWTRQKLLDGTSSNYGLGVRVEGSGRRLKISHNGSQAETKTRMVLYPNQKHGVVVMCNCNYADPMAISTAVYKALSTSR is encoded by the coding sequence ATGAGTGAACTTCAACAGCGACGCCACCAGCTTGCCTTCTTCGTGCTGGGTTGCTTTCTGTTTTCGCAGGCTTCAGAAGCGGAGGAAATCCGGAGAGGACTCTCTGCGAATCAAGTGACTGCGATCGAGAAGAGCATCGCTGCCGAGATGTCGCGTCAGAAGTTAGTTGGAGTCTCAGTCGGAGTCCTCAGAAACGGAGAGATCGTCTTTACTGGAGGGGCTGGACTTTCGAACCGCGAGAAGAAAACCCCAATGACAACGGACACGGTGGTGAACTGGGCATCGAACTCCAAACCGGTCATCGCGATGCTCGCCATGCAGCTTGTGGAACAGGGCAAGCTCGATCTCGACGCCGACGTGCGAAAGTATGTTCCTGAGTTCCCCAGAAAAGATCACACCATCACCACTCGGCAATTACTTTGTCATCAAAGTGGGCTGCCGCATTACAGCAACGGTCGTGTTCTCCCCAGCCCGGGGGCTAGAAACAAACAGGAAGAACTGAACCCGCTTTTCGCCATAAAACGATTCGATCGCTCACCACTCATTTTTGTGCCCGGCACGAAAACAGAGTACTCCTCCCATGCTTACGTTCTCCTCTCTGCTGTCGTTCAACAGGCGGGCGGAGAACCGATCGCTTCGCAACTTGATCAACGAATTCTCAAACTGCTCGGCATGGCTTCTTTCGAACTCGATGTCGCGACTCATGGTCAAAAAGAGTGGGCCATGGGCTATAGAAAGAACTCCGCTGGAAAAATCATCCCCTCTCCGGAACAGGCCAACGCCTGGAAGCATGGCGCGGGAGCGTACAAAAGTAATGTCAATGATTTCTCAAAATGGGCGCAGGCGGTGATGAATCAATCTCTCATCAACGCTGAGACACAACAGCTCATGTGGACGAGGCAAAAACTTTTGGACGGAACGTCATCAAATTATGGACTCGGGGTGCGAGTCGAAGGGAGTGGTCGCAGATTGAAGATCTCGCACAATGGAAGCCAGGCAGAAACAAAAACCCGCATGGTCTTATACCCCAACCAGAAACATGGAGTCGTCGTGATGTGTAACTGCAATTACGCCGACCCAATGGCCATTTCAACGGCTGTTTACAAAGCGCTCAGCACATCGCGATAA
- a CDS encoding suppressor of fused domain protein translates to MNRLPKCNPYFETLWGEPDKIVQTRLPNVKFPVSVFVFCPESTGREFFTFLTSGLASFQSHDSQFGRSELVLYSKEFDEFYAELLHLCAKVIVGRGLDINHGDIIPHGAPPRPVFPETPWTHILFHESGIEPDSNLSNELTILGAPVFLYNLMLISAAESQFIEKHGIVEFSNLLAIDLNPIEFEIISRDRNVVV, encoded by the coding sequence ATGAATCGCCTTCCAAAATGTAATCCTTATTTTGAAACTCTTTGGGGAGAACCAGACAAGATTGTTCAAACTCGACTACCCAACGTAAAATTTCCGGTTTCAGTATTTGTGTTTTGTCCCGAATCGACTGGGAGAGAGTTCTTTACGTTCTTGACCTCTGGTCTCGCGAGTTTTCAATCGCATGATTCGCAGTTCGGCCGCTCGGAATTAGTCTTATACTCTAAAGAGTTTGACGAGTTCTACGCAGAACTTCTGCATCTGTGTGCCAAGGTCATAGTTGGGCGTGGCCTGGACATTAATCATGGAGATATAATTCCGCATGGAGCACCTCCAAGACCGGTTTTCCCCGAGACCCCGTGGACGCACATCCTGTTTCATGAATCTGGAATCGAACCAGATTCGAATTTGTCAAATGAATTGACAATCTTGGGGGCTCCAGTCTTCCTATACAATCTGATGCTCATTTCAGCTGCTGAGAGTCAGTTTATTGAAAAACATGGCATCGTCGAATTCTCTAATCTCCTGGCAATTGACCTCAATCCCATTGAATTTGAAATTATCTCCCGTGACAGAAATGTGGTAGTTTAA
- the murQ gene encoding N-acetylmuramic acid 6-phosphate etherase, with product MMKESSSLTTEAINPLSEKIDTLSPLEIVQLMNAEDAKIAEAVAREADSIAKAIEVATGRIRSGGRLVYIGAGTSGRLGVLDASECPPTFNTPAEMVVGLIAGGDTALRKAAEGVEDHPEAAVIDLKAIDLTGKDVLVGIASSGRTPYVIGALDYAREVGAYAIGLVCNENSQMASHADLMLAPVVGPEIISGSTRMKAGTATKMVLNMISTGTMVQLGKTFGNYMVDLRASNSKLIVRSRRIAAALAGITEGQAEEELKKCDGELKTTVVMLRKNVSPQAARTLLEKHGGQLRLALEEDLQE from the coding sequence ATTATGAAAGAGTCCTCCTCACTCACGACAGAAGCAATCAATCCGTTATCAGAGAAAATTGATACGCTTTCTCCGTTGGAAATCGTACAGCTGATGAACGCTGAAGATGCGAAAATCGCAGAGGCGGTTGCACGCGAAGCGGACTCAATCGCGAAGGCCATCGAGGTGGCGACCGGGCGGATTCGCAGCGGAGGGAGACTCGTTTACATTGGAGCGGGGACATCCGGGCGTCTGGGAGTTTTAGACGCATCGGAGTGTCCTCCGACTTTCAACACCCCTGCCGAAATGGTCGTGGGGCTCATCGCTGGGGGAGACACAGCACTTCGCAAGGCAGCTGAAGGAGTTGAGGATCATCCTGAGGCCGCTGTGATCGATTTAAAAGCGATCGACCTAACCGGCAAGGATGTTCTCGTCGGAATTGCAAGTAGCGGGCGGACTCCGTACGTCATTGGTGCTCTCGATTACGCCAGAGAAGTTGGGGCCTATGCGATTGGACTCGTCTGTAATGAGAATTCACAAATGGCATCTCATGCTGATCTGATGCTCGCTCCGGTCGTCGGTCCTGAAATCATCAGCGGATCGACTCGCATGAAAGCGGGGACCGCGACGAAAATGGTCTTGAACATGATTTCGACCGGGACCATGGTCCAACTCGGGAAAACATTCGGAAACTACATGGTCGACCTGCGAGCGAGTAACTCTAAGTTAATCGTACGTAGTCGACGTATCGCTGCTGCATTGGCAGGCATCACAGAAGGTCAGGCTGAGGAAGAGCTCAAAAAATGTGATGGTGAATTGAAAACAACTGTTGTGATGTTGCGAAAGAACGTCTCCCCGCAAGCTGCGCGGACCCTTCTAGAAAAACATGGTGGACAGCTCCGGTTGGCTTTAGAGGAGGATTTGCAAGAGTGA
- a CDS encoding alpha/beta hydrolase family protein encodes MYRSVRFALPLLILMQANSAWSQETEAIEKALQHRLIDVDHAWNEVQDFTEARVLPMPEVTTVEAWEQYIEGRRQAALKDVVFRGEAANWRDAKKKVEWLETIEGGPGYKIRKLRYEAIPGLWIPAVLYEPDNIEGKVPVVMNVNGHDGDGKVADYKQIRCINQAKRGMLALNVEWLGMGQLRTPGFNHYKSNQIDLCGTSGVALHYLYMTRGLDILLEHPHADPNRVAVAGLSGGGWQTIFISSLDERVTLSNPVAGYSSYVTRAEFISDLGDSEQTPVDLAMVADYNHLTAMRAPRPTLLTFNADDQCCFKADHALAPLMQASQPVFDLYGKGSNLRSHVNEDPGTHNFLLDNRQQFYKMLGDHFYAESDDYSADEIASEDELKTKEELHVEIPEDNLDFHKIATKLMESLPAPHILSIEGRRDNLASVLRLEPYQAQAVQSDDLEIPNGSARGVRLKIGTEWTVPATEFTPEGNVKSTVIMLADEGRGSTAKAIAKSLNESQRVLAIDPFYFGESKISKRDFLYGLLVSSVGKRPLGIQAAQVAAVGEWVKAEHQGPVTVQAIGPRTGLIALTSAALNPELFQSVQITGGFKSLKEIVEQDMTVSQAPELFCFGLMETFDIPELTSLALPCKVSNQ; translated from the coding sequence ATGTATCGATCTGTGCGATTTGCTTTGCCACTTCTGATTCTCATGCAGGCGAATTCGGCTTGGTCCCAAGAGACCGAAGCCATTGAGAAAGCGTTACAGCATCGGCTCATTGACGTTGATCATGCGTGGAATGAAGTTCAGGATTTCACCGAAGCTCGCGTTCTGCCGATGCCAGAAGTCACAACGGTCGAGGCGTGGGAGCAATACATTGAAGGACGTCGGCAAGCTGCGTTGAAAGATGTTGTTTTTCGAGGAGAAGCTGCGAACTGGCGAGATGCCAAAAAGAAAGTCGAGTGGTTGGAAACGATTGAAGGCGGGCCTGGCTACAAGATTCGCAAGCTTCGTTACGAAGCAATCCCCGGCCTCTGGATTCCTGCGGTCCTTTACGAGCCTGACAACATCGAAGGAAAAGTTCCGGTTGTGATGAACGTGAATGGTCACGATGGCGACGGAAAAGTTGCCGACTACAAGCAGATTCGCTGCATCAATCAGGCGAAGCGAGGTATGCTCGCATTGAATGTCGAATGGTTGGGAATGGGGCAGTTAAGAACGCCGGGATTCAATCACTACAAAAGTAATCAAATCGATCTTTGCGGAACAAGCGGTGTCGCACTGCATTATCTCTACATGACACGCGGTCTTGATATCCTTCTGGAACACCCACATGCCGATCCGAATCGAGTTGCTGTTGCGGGGCTTTCTGGAGGAGGCTGGCAGACAATTTTCATCAGCTCACTCGATGAGCGAGTGACGCTCTCGAATCCGGTCGCAGGATATTCCAGCTACGTGACCCGGGCGGAATTCATCTCCGACTTGGGTGACTCTGAGCAAACGCCGGTCGATCTGGCGATGGTTGCGGACTACAACCACTTAACTGCTATGCGAGCTCCACGCCCCACTTTGCTCACTTTCAATGCTGATGACCAATGCTGTTTCAAAGCGGATCATGCTTTGGCTCCTCTGATGCAGGCATCGCAGCCGGTCTTTGATTTGTACGGCAAAGGAAGCAATCTTCGCTCACATGTCAACGAAGACCCCGGCACGCATAACTTCCTGCTCGATAATCGACAACAGTTTTATAAAATGCTCGGCGATCATTTTTACGCAGAGAGTGACGACTATTCGGCTGATGAAATCGCTTCCGAAGACGAACTCAAAACCAAGGAAGAATTGCACGTCGAGATTCCAGAAGACAATCTCGACTTTCACAAGATTGCCACAAAATTGATGGAATCGCTCCCCGCGCCTCACATTCTTTCGATCGAAGGACGGCGAGACAATCTCGCCAGCGTCTTAAGATTGGAGCCTTATCAGGCTCAGGCTGTGCAAAGTGATGATCTGGAAATCCCGAACGGTTCTGCTCGGGGAGTTCGTTTGAAAATTGGGACCGAGTGGACTGTTCCGGCTACGGAATTTACTCCCGAAGGAAATGTCAAATCGACGGTCATCATGCTGGCTGATGAAGGCCGCGGGAGCACTGCGAAAGCAATCGCGAAGTCCCTGAATGAAAGTCAGCGAGTGCTGGCGATTGATCCGTTCTACTTTGGAGAATCGAAGATCAGTAAGCGGGACTTCCTGTATGGATTGCTGGTTTCTTCGGTTGGCAAACGGCCACTGGGAATTCAGGCCGCTCAGGTCGCTGCTGTTGGGGAATGGGTTAAAGCTGAACATCAGGGGCCTGTGACAGTTCAGGCAATCGGACCACGGACAGGCTTGATTGCACTGACTTCCGCCGCTCTGAATCCGGAGTTGTTTCAATCCGTACAGATCACCGGCGGATTCAAAAGCCTGAAAGAGATCGTCGAGCAGGACATGACGGTTTCCCAGGCTCCCGAACTGTTCTGTTTCGGCCTGATGGAAACATTCGATATCCCGGAGCTGACATCTTTGGCATTGCCGTGCAAAGTGAGCAATCAATAA